A single region of the Pan troglodytes isolate AG18354 chromosome 18, NHGRI_mPanTro3-v2.0_pri, whole genome shotgun sequence genome encodes:
- the PAGR1 gene encoding PAXIP1-associated glutamate-rich protein 1 → MSLARGHGDTAASTAAPLSEEGEVTSGLQALAVEDTGGPSASAGKAEDEGEGGREETEREGSGGEEAQGEVPSAGGEEPAEEDSEDWCVPCSDEEVELPADGQPWMPPPSEIQRLYELLAAHGTLELQAEILPRRPPTPEAQSEEERSDEEPEAKEEEEEKPHMPTEFDFDDEPVTPKDSLIDRRRTPGSSARSQKREARLDKVLSDMKRHKKLEEQILRTGRDLFSLDSEDPSPASPPLRSSGSSLFPRQRKY, encoded by the exons ATGTCCCTTGCTCGGGGCCATGGAGACACTGCGGCCAGTACGGCGGCGCCTCTGTCTGAAGAAGGGGAAGTGACCTCCGGCCTCCAGGCTCTGGCCGTGGAGGATACCGGAGGCCCCTCTGCCTCGGCCGGTAAGGCCGAGGACGAGGGGGAAGGAGGCCGAGAGGAGACCGAGCGTGAGGGGTCCGGGGGCGAGGAGGCGCAGGGAGAAGTCCCCAGCGCGGGGGGAGAAGAGCCTGCCGAGGAGGACTCCGAGGACTGGTGCGTGCCCTGCAGCGACGaggaggtggagctgcctgcgGATGGGCAGCCCTGGATGCCCCCGCCCTCCGAAATCCAGCGGCTCTATGAACTGCTGGCTGCCCACGGTACTCTGGAGCTGCAAGCCGAGATCCTGCCCCGCCGGCCTCCCACGCCGGAGGCCCAGAGCGAAGAGGAGAGATCCGATGAGGAGCCGGAGgccaaagaagaggaagaggaaaa ACCACACATGCCCACGGAATTTGATTTTGATGATGAGCCAGTGACACCAAAGGACTCCCTGATTGACCGGAGACGCACCCCAG GAAGCTCAGCCCGGAGCCAGAAACGGGAGGCCCGCCTGGACAAGGTGCTGTCGGACATGAAGAGACACAAGAAGCTGGAGGAGCAGATCCTTCGTACCGGGAGGGACCTCTTCAGCCTGGACTCGGAGGACCCCAGCCCCGCCAGCCCCCCACTCCGATCCTCCGGGAGTAGTCTCTTCCCTCGGCAGCGGAAATACTGA
- the PRRT2 gene encoding proline-rich transmembrane protein 2 isoform X2: MAASSSEISEMKGVEESPEVPGEGPGHSEAETGPPQVLAGVPDQPEAPQPGPNTTAAPVDSGPKAGLAPETPETPAGASETAQATDLSLSPGGESKANCSPEDPCQETVSKPEVSKEATADQGSRLESAAPPEPAPEPAPQPDPRPDPQPTPKPALQPELPTQEDPTPEILSESVGEKQENGAVVPLQAGDGEEGPAPEPHSPPSKKSPPANGAPPRVLQQLVEEDRMRRAHSGHPGSPRGSLSRHPSSQLAGPGVEGGEGTQKPRDYIILAILSCFCPMWPVNIVAFAYAVMSRNSLQQGDVDGAQRLGRVAKLLSIVALVGGVLIIIASCVINLGVYK; encoded by the exons ATGGCAGCCAGCAGCTCTGAGATCTCTGAGATGAAGGGGGTTGAGGAGAGTCCCGAGGTTCCAGGCGAAGGGCCTGGCCATTCTGAAGCTGAAACTGGCCCTCCCCAGGTCCTAGCAGGGGTACCAGACCAGCCAGAGGCCCCGCAGCCAGGCCCAAACACCACTGCGGCCCCTGTGGACTCAGGGCCCAAGGCTGGGCTGGCTCCAGAAACCCCAGAGACCCCGGCTGGGGCCTCAGAAACAGCCCAGGCCACAGACCtcagcttaagcccaggaggggAATCAAAGGCCAACTGCAGCCCCGAAGACCCATGCCAAGAAACAGTGTCCAAACCAGAAGTGAGCAAAGAGGCCACTGCAGACCAGgggtccaggctggagtctgcAGCCCCACCTGAACCAGCCCCAGAGCCTGCTCCCCAACCAGACCCCCGGCCAGATCCCCAGCCTACCCCCAAGCCAGCCCTTCAACCAGAGCTCCCTACCCAGGAGGACCCCACCCCTGAGATTCTGTCTGAGAGTGtaggggaaaagcaagagaatgGGGCAGTGGTGCCCCTGCAGGCTGGCGATGGGGAAGAGGGCCCAGCCCCTGAGCCTCACTCACCACCCTCAAAAAAATCCCCCCCAGCCAATGGGGCCCCCCCCCGAGTGCTGCAGCAGCTGGTTGAGGAGGATCGAATGAGAAGGGCACACAGTGGGCATCCAGGATCTCCCCGAGGTAGCCTGAGCCGCCACCCCAGCTCCCAGCTGGCAGGTCCTGGGGTGGAGGGGGGTGAAGGCACCCAGAAACCTCGGGACTACATCATCCTTGCCATCCTGTCCTGCTTCTGCCCAATGTGGCCTGTCAACATCGTGGCCTTCGCTTATGCTGTCATG TCCCGGAACAGCCTGCAGCAGGGGGACGTGGACGGGGCCCAGCGTCTGGGCCGGGTAGCCAAGCTCTTAAGCATCGTGGCGCTGGTGGGGGGAGTCCTCATCATCATCGCCTCCTGCGTCATCAACTTAGGCG TGTATAAGTGA
- the PRRT2 gene encoding proline-rich transmembrane protein 2 isoform X1 has product MAASSSEISEMKGVEESPEVPGEGPGHSEAETGPPQVLAGVPDQPEAPQPGPNTTAAPVDSGPKAGLAPETPETPAGASETAQATDLSLSPGGESKANCSPEDPCQETVSKPEVSKEATADQGSRLESAAPPEPAPEPAPQPDPRPDPQPTPKPALQPELPTQEDPTPEILSESVGEKQENGAVVPLQAGDGEEGPAPEPHSPPSKKSPPANGAPPRVLQQLVEEDRMRRAHSGHPGSPRGSLSRHPSSQLAGPGVEGGEGTQKPRDYIILAILSCFCPMWPVNIVAFAYAVMSRNSLQQGDVDGAQRLGRVAKLLSIVALVGGVLIIIASCVINLGGEWGLGTGRGGMEGLARAALLTPAPALSCLSSLPLLCLSLSPPPPVCPSLSSPTVYK; this is encoded by the exons ATGGCAGCCAGCAGCTCTGAGATCTCTGAGATGAAGGGGGTTGAGGAGAGTCCCGAGGTTCCAGGCGAAGGGCCTGGCCATTCTGAAGCTGAAACTGGCCCTCCCCAGGTCCTAGCAGGGGTACCAGACCAGCCAGAGGCCCCGCAGCCAGGCCCAAACACCACTGCGGCCCCTGTGGACTCAGGGCCCAAGGCTGGGCTGGCTCCAGAAACCCCAGAGACCCCGGCTGGGGCCTCAGAAACAGCCCAGGCCACAGACCtcagcttaagcccaggaggggAATCAAAGGCCAACTGCAGCCCCGAAGACCCATGCCAAGAAACAGTGTCCAAACCAGAAGTGAGCAAAGAGGCCACTGCAGACCAGgggtccaggctggagtctgcAGCCCCACCTGAACCAGCCCCAGAGCCTGCTCCCCAACCAGACCCCCGGCCAGATCCCCAGCCTACCCCCAAGCCAGCCCTTCAACCAGAGCTCCCTACCCAGGAGGACCCCACCCCTGAGATTCTGTCTGAGAGTGtaggggaaaagcaagagaatgGGGCAGTGGTGCCCCTGCAGGCTGGCGATGGGGAAGAGGGCCCAGCCCCTGAGCCTCACTCACCACCCTCAAAAAAATCCCCCCCAGCCAATGGGGCCCCCCCCCGAGTGCTGCAGCAGCTGGTTGAGGAGGATCGAATGAGAAGGGCACACAGTGGGCATCCAGGATCTCCCCGAGGTAGCCTGAGCCGCCACCCCAGCTCCCAGCTGGCAGGTCCTGGGGTGGAGGGGGGTGAAGGCACCCAGAAACCTCGGGACTACATCATCCTTGCCATCCTGTCCTGCTTCTGCCCAATGTGGCCTGTCAACATCGTGGCCTTCGCTTATGCTGTCATG TCCCGGAACAGCCTGCAGCAGGGGGACGTGGACGGGGCCCAGCGTCTGGGCCGGGTAGCCAAGCTCTTAAGCATCGTGGCGCTGGTGGGGGGAGTCCTCATCATCATCGCCTCCTGCGTCATCAACTTAGGCGGTGAGTGGGGGCTTGGGACAGGCAGGGGAGGAATGGAAGGGTTGGCAAGGGCAGCTTTACTAACCCCTGCCCCTGCTCTCTCCTGTCTGTCCTCCTTACCTCTCCTTTGTCTCTCCTTGTCTCCCCCTCCCCCCGTctgtccttccctctcctctcccacaGTGTATAAGTGA
- the LOC129137428 gene encoding nascent polypeptide-associated complex subunit alpha, muscle-specific form-like, giving the protein MGEGREPLWGGWNSRDSDPDSQIPAPQNQRAGEDAPAPFWGTWLSPSIPCQPLSRGFPRLRWAGASSRWFSPPSTTTSPPDTRIPVQSARRQPSVGPLLPAASVCPGLTSTPASGQLPLPLLAFAAAAAREGASQLGREGGRRRVSLLSPPVCSSPPLRSPPLRSAAVAAPAPREPPAPPASPREPRVTQATGPGTTRAPSLPLPTRASRRDASFLSPRPLPPTVTGIPGRDGDLGKTERVLRGDGTSETGRTGWRRPYEQEEGKEDGARRGEAAEEEQGGVWREWSLQKGAAETGAGRLKKGALERTERGQEREFQGAGGAGQRSPCKHGVAHAQDEGQVQLSFSTSLLPVLGLGLPSLSAAASTHHGLRTVTRVGRDAAGG; this is encoded by the exons atgggagaggggagagagccCCTATGGGGAGGATGGAATAGCAGAGACAGCG ATCCAGACTCTCAGATCCCAGCACCCCAAAATCAACGAGCT GGCGAGGACGCTCCCGCCCCTTTCTGGGGGACCTGGTTATCTCCTTCGATCCCCTGTCAGCCCCTTTCCCGGGGCTTCCCTCGCCTTCGGTGGGCTGGCGCCTCCTCCCGATGGTTCAGCCCGCCCAGCACCACCACCAGCCCTCCGGACACCCGCATTCCCGTGCAGTCCGCCCGGCGTCAGCCGTCGGTCGGTCCACTCCTACCCGCAGCCTCAGTCTGCCCGGGTCTCACCTCGACGCCGGCCTCCGGACAGCTCCCGCTGCCGCTGCTGGCTTTTGCAGCAGCCGCAGCCCGGGAGGGAGCAAGTCagctagggagggagggagggaggcggcgggtctccctcctctcccctcccgtGTGCTCATCCCCTCCTCTCCGGTCCCCTCCCCTACGCTCCGCCGCCGTCGCCGCCCCCGCCCCTCGCGAGCCTCCAGCCCCTCCCGCCAGCCCAAGGGAGCCACGCGTTACCCAGGCAACCGGCCCGGGGACCACTCgcgccccctccctgccccttcccacGCGCGCCTCCAGGAGGGACGCTTCCTTCTTAAGTCCCCGGCCCCTCCCGCCAACGGTCACCGGGATTCCTGGAAGAGACGGGGATTTGGGGAAAACGGAGAGGGTTCTGCGAGGAGACGGGACCAGTGAGACAGGCAGGACCGGGTGGAGGCGTCCCTACGAGCAGGAGGAGGGCAAGGAAGATGGGGCAAGACGCGGGGAGGCTGCAGAGGAGGAGCAGGGTGGGGTTTGGAGAGAATGGAGCCTGCAGAAAGGAGCGGCAGAAACTGGCGCTGGAAGGCTCAAAAAAGGGGCCCTGGAAAGGACGGAGCGGGGACAGGAAAGGGAATTCCAaggggcaggaggagctgggcagaGGAGCCCATGTAAACACGGAGTGGCCCATGCCCAGGATGAGGGACAGGTGCAGCTTTCATTCTCTACCTCGCTGCTCCCAGTCCTAGGGCTCGGACTCCCCAGCCTTTCCGCAGCCgcatccacccaccatggcctcagGACCGTGACGCGCGTGGGGAGGGATGCGGCTGGGGGCTGA